One Lytechinus variegatus isolate NC3 chromosome 11, Lvar_3.0, whole genome shotgun sequence DNA segment encodes these proteins:
- the LOC121423948 gene encoding 39S ribosomal protein L55, mitochondrial-like, whose amino-acid sequence MEASRLCRCMKTLLWAKCPANIPFSLNIVRWNSNRAAIAKTNRKVYSRMYPTLVVNTDGSTFRIKYAEPRKILKLPVDVNMLPADEKKIRLARYQPKKKVKIEDDLDDNFDASRYKHLWKKDKAKP is encoded by the exons ATGGAGGCATCGAGATTGTGCAGATGTATGAAAACACTCCTATGGGCCAAATGCCCTGCAAATATTCCcttttcattgaatattgtCAGATGGAATTCTAACAGAGCAGCTATCGCCAAGACAAATCGCAAGGTGTATTCTCGCATGTACCCAACTCTGGTGGTCAACACTGATGGGTCAACATTTCGCATCAAATATGCTGAACCAAGGAAAATTTTAAAG CTACCTGTGGATGTGAACATGTTACCAGCGGATGAAAAGAAGATTCGCCTTGCCAGATACCAGCccaagaaaaaggtgaaaattgAAGATGATCTCGATGACAACTTTGATGCCAGTAGATACAAGCATTTGTGGAAGAAAGACAAAGCAAAACCTTGA